A region of Cyanobacteria bacterium GSL.Bin1 DNA encodes the following proteins:
- a CDS encoding NUDIX domain-containing protein, with the protein MHKPDEIRFLVLGLIKDRDRVFLSEGYDATKEEYFYRALGGGIEFGETSRDALRREFQEELNTEVTNIQYLTCLESLFSFNGKPGHEVIQLYQCDFADPEFYSIEEITFNEGKRQKIARWVDLEKCRSGELKVVPEPMVEYL; encoded by the coding sequence ATGCATAAACCTGATGAAATTCGCTTTTTAGTCCTCGGTTTAATTAAAGATCGCGATCGCGTTTTTCTTTCTGAGGGCTATGATGCAACAAAAGAGGAGTATTTTTATCGTGCTTTAGGGGGAGGAATTGAATTTGGCGAAACCAGCCGCGATGCCCTCAGGCGCGAGTTTCAAGAAGAACTGAATACCGAAGTCACCAACATTCAGTATTTAACTTGCCTCGAAAGTTTGTTCTCTTTTAATGGCAAGCCGGGACATGAAGTGATTCAGCTTTATCAATGTGATTTTGCTGACCCTGAGTTTTATAGTATTGAAGAAATCACGTTTAATGAGGGCAAGCGCCAAAAAATTGCCCGCTGGGTCGATTTGGAAAAATGTCGGTCTGGAGAATTAAAGGTCGTTCCTGAACCGATGGTAGAGTATCTTTAA